A single genomic interval of Rhodanobacteraceae bacterium harbors:
- a CDS encoding prephenate dehydrogenase/arogenate dehydrogenase family protein: MRPLSELRAELDSVDADLIAAIAKRQALVAEIGRWKHAQGKQLRDFQREREVLAHVRGRAQKVGLDPDIAEQVLKLLIESSLTTQEQDRVRLAGQGGGRRALIIGGNGRMGRWFVRFLAAQGFDVEVADPSGAPVGALSRPDWKDGALDHDLIVVAAPLRRSNEVLLGLAERKPAGLIFDIGSLKTPLTEGLKACAAAGLRVCSVHPMFGPDTELLSDRHVIFMPVGAPEVVKDARALFTETMAQAVEMPLADHDHLIAYVLGLSHALNIAFFSALANSGEAAPKLAQMSSTTFDNQLKIAMGVANENPRLYYEIQSLNAHRGEALGALKRSVEELTRCIEEGDEIGFVALMERGRGYLSARGKAGR, from the coding sequence ATGCGCCCCCTCTCCGAACTCCGTGCTGAACTCGACAGCGTCGATGCCGACCTGATTGCCGCGATCGCCAAACGCCAGGCACTGGTGGCCGAGATCGGGCGCTGGAAACATGCTCAGGGCAAGCAGCTGCGCGATTTCCAGCGCGAGCGCGAAGTGCTGGCACACGTGCGTGGTCGGGCGCAGAAGGTCGGCCTCGATCCAGATATCGCCGAGCAGGTGCTGAAACTGCTGATCGAATCCTCACTGACCACGCAGGAGCAGGATCGCGTGCGCCTGGCCGGGCAAGGCGGCGGACGCCGGGCACTGATCATTGGCGGCAATGGCCGCATGGGTCGCTGGTTTGTGCGTTTTCTGGCGGCGCAGGGTTTCGATGTCGAAGTCGCCGATCCCAGTGGTGCACCCGTGGGTGCGCTGTCGCGGCCGGACTGGAAGGACGGTGCGCTGGATCACGACCTCATCGTGGTCGCCGCGCCTTTGCGCCGCAGCAACGAGGTACTGCTGGGTCTGGCCGAGCGCAAGCCCGCAGGCCTCATCTTCGACATCGGCTCGCTGAAGACGCCGCTGACCGAAGGCCTGAAAGCCTGCGCCGCTGCCGGACTGCGGGTGTGCTCGGTGCATCCGATGTTCGGTCCGGACACCGAGTTGCTGTCGGATCGCCACGTCATCTTCATGCCGGTCGGCGCGCCCGAAGTGGTCAAGGACGCGCGCGCGCTGTTTACCGAAACCATGGCCCAGGCGGTGGAGATGCCCCTGGCCGATCACGATCATCTGATCGCCTACGTACTCGGCCTGAGCCATGCACTGAACATCGCCTTCTTCAGCGCGTTGGCCAATTCGGGCGAAGCCGCGCCGAAACTGGCGCAGATGTCGAGTACGACCTTCGACAATCAGCTGAAGATAGCCATGGGTGTGGCCAACGAGAATCCCCGCCTGTACTACGAGATCCAGAGCCTGAACGCGCATCGCGGCGAGGCCCTGGGCGCGCTCAAGCGCTCGGTGGAGGAACTCACGCGCTGCATCGAGGAAGGCGACGAGATCGGCTTCGTGGCCCTGATGGAACGCGGTCGCGGCTATCTGAGTGCGCGCGGCAAGGCGGGCCGCTAA
- a CDS encoding leucyl aminopeptidase family protein, protein MLLADAPQATPLTVVFEADFSAWFAAQDSATQAQLTAQRFEGKRYTQALCFDAAGKVVRAVVGARAQEDIWTLGNAALSLPPQAYALDPELPAGTRLRLALGFALGAYQFLRYRPRAARAPAQLLVQNDDARVELERIAAAAHGARDLVNTPTEDLGPEQMQQYVAELSSRHQADFRAVVGEQLLVENFPAIHAVGRASHRAPRLIELLWGDPKAPRIAIVGKGVCFDTGGLDLKSADGMAAMKKDMGGAAVAIQLAQLIMQARLPVCLQLLVGAVENAVGPDAYRPGEVIATRAGLSVEIGNTDAEGRVVLCDALTYAGESQPELILDFATLTGAARIALGPDLPALFANRDELSLDLIAAGREVGDPLWAMPLWEDYYSLIDSKIADMNNSGSSRMGGAITAALYLKRFVPDSIPWAHLDTYCWSEGKPGRPAGGDCQGLRAAFAYLQQRYG, encoded by the coding sequence ATCCTGCTTGCCGATGCGCCACAGGCCACGCCTCTGACAGTGGTGTTCGAAGCCGACTTCTCAGCCTGGTTCGCAGCGCAGGACAGCGCGACGCAAGCTCAGCTGACGGCGCAGCGCTTCGAAGGCAAGCGCTACACCCAGGCCCTGTGTTTCGACGCGGCCGGCAAGGTCGTGCGCGCCGTTGTCGGTGCCCGTGCGCAGGAGGACATCTGGACCCTGGGCAATGCCGCACTGAGTCTGCCACCTCAGGCCTATGCGCTCGATCCCGAACTGCCCGCGGGCACCCGGCTGCGTCTGGCGCTCGGCTTCGCCCTCGGTGCCTATCAGTTCCTGCGCTACCGGCCGCGAGCCGCGCGTGCGCCCGCCCAGCTGCTGGTTCAGAACGACGACGCCCGCGTCGAACTGGAACGGATTGCGGCTGCAGCGCACGGCGCCCGCGATCTGGTCAACACGCCGACCGAGGATCTGGGCCCGGAGCAGATGCAGCAGTACGTCGCCGAGCTGTCCAGCCGCCACCAGGCCGATTTCCGGGCAGTCGTCGGCGAACAACTGCTGGTCGAGAATTTTCCGGCGATCCACGCCGTTGGCCGCGCCAGTCACCGTGCGCCGCGTCTGATCGAGCTGCTCTGGGGTGACCCGAAGGCACCGCGCATCGCCATTGTCGGCAAGGGCGTGTGTTTCGACACCGGCGGGCTGGACCTCAAGTCGGCCGATGGCATGGCCGCCATGAAAAAGGACATGGGCGGGGCCGCCGTGGCCATTCAATTGGCGCAGTTGATCATGCAGGCGCGCCTGCCAGTCTGCCTGCAACTGCTGGTCGGCGCGGTCGAGAACGCGGTGGGACCGGATGCCTACCGACCCGGCGAAGTCATCGCCACCCGCGCCGGTCTGTCGGTGGAGATCGGCAATACCGACGCCGAAGGCCGGGTCGTGCTCTGTGACGCGCTGACCTATGCCGGCGAAAGCCAGCCCGAGCTGATCCTGGATTTCGCCACGCTGACCGGTGCTGCCCGCATCGCGCTGGGCCCGGATCTGCCGGCGCTGTTCGCCAACCGCGACGAGCTGTCGCTGGATCTGATCGCCGCTGGCCGCGAGGTCGGCGATCCGCTCTGGGCCATGCCGCTGTGGGAGGACTATTACAGCCTGATCGACAGCAAGATTGCCGACATGAACAATTCCGGCAGCTCGCGCATGGGCGGGGCCATCACAGCGGCGCTTTACTTGAAGCGCTTTGTGCCCGACAGCATCCCCTGGGCACACCTCGATACCTACTGCTGGAGCGAAGGCAAGCCCGGCCGACCTGCGGGCGGAGATTGCCAGGGCCTGCGCGCGGCCTTTGCCTATCTGCAGCAGCGTTACGGCTGA
- a CDS encoding CBS domain-containing protein, whose protein sequence is MTPVSQLLAEKGSDIYSLKPSDPVIDGIRLMAEKSVGALLVMEGEQLLGILSERDYARKVILLGRSSKDTPVSAIMTPTPLVTVKPSNNVRECMRLMHSRRIRHLPVVEGDKVMGVLSIGDIVRAIIQEQDAEIQQLTQYIAG, encoded by the coding sequence ATGACACCGGTCAGCCAGCTGCTTGCCGAAAAGGGCTCGGATATCTACAGCCTGAAGCCTTCGGACCCGGTGATCGACGGCATCCGCCTGATGGCGGAAAAGAGCGTCGGCGCCTTGTTGGTCATGGAGGGCGAGCAGCTGCTCGGCATCCTCAGCGAGCGTGACTACGCACGAAAGGTCATCCTGCTGGGGCGCTCATCCAAGGACACCCCAGTCTCGGCCATCATGACCCCGACGCCGCTGGTCACGGTCAAACCCTCCAACAATGTGCGCGAATGCATGCGCCTGATGCACAGTCGGCGCATCCGCCACCTGCCCGTCGTTGAAGGCGACAAGGTCATGGGCGTGCTGTCCATCGGCGATATCGTCCGCGCCATCATCCAGGAGCAGGACGCCGAGATTCAGCAGCTGACGCAGTACATCGCCGGTTAG
- a CDS encoding 2-isopropylmalate synthase, with protein sequence MTAIDPNRVIVFDTSLRDGEQAPGFSMNPRGKRRLAHALAELGVDVIEAGFPSASPDDFSAVAGIAREVRGASIAGLARATRGDIEACARAVEHAERPRIHTFISTSPLHRLHKLNMDKAQVLESAVAAVELAKRYVDDVEFSAEDAIRTEPEYLIEIFSAVIAAGARTVNVPDTVGYSTPTEVRELFARLKREVVGADSVIFSCHCHNDLGLAVANSLAALEGGARQVECTINGIGERAGNAALEELVMVLRTRQERYGLSTGINTQKLYPTSRLLQSITGQEVQRNKAIIGENAFAHEAGIHQHGMLKHRATYEIMHPEDVGITKSELVLGKHSGRHALKDRLTRMGYSLDEAETDKVFASFKALADKKKEIYDADLEALVLAVTGGNASSYQLLSLSIQSATGESRMPTASVRLSTPDGGEVCEAAVGDGPVDALFRALARAIGAEIVLRSFHIRSISYGSDAMGQATVEAEWDGKEHIGRGTSTDILESSALAWLDVANRLLKARARAAAASVEEVAGV encoded by the coding sequence ATGACAGCTATAGACCCCAATCGCGTCATCGTCTTTGACACCAGCCTGCGTGATGGCGAGCAGGCGCCCGGATTTTCGATGAATCCGCGCGGCAAGCGCCGCCTGGCGCATGCTCTGGCTGAGCTCGGCGTGGACGTGATCGAGGCCGGCTTCCCTTCCGCCAGTCCGGATGATTTCTCGGCAGTGGCCGGCATTGCCCGCGAAGTGCGCGGCGCCTCCATTGCCGGCCTGGCCCGCGCCACCCGTGGCGATATCGAGGCTTGCGCCCGCGCGGTCGAGCATGCCGAACGCCCGCGCATCCACACCTTTATCTCGACCAGCCCGCTGCACCGGCTGCACAAGCTGAACATGGACAAGGCTCAGGTGCTGGAATCGGCCGTCGCTGCCGTCGAATTGGCCAAACGTTACGTTGATGACGTCGAGTTCTCGGCCGAGGATGCGATCCGCACCGAGCCCGAGTATCTGATCGAGATCTTCAGCGCCGTGATCGCCGCCGGTGCCCGCACCGTGAATGTGCCCGATACCGTCGGCTACAGCACGCCGACCGAAGTCCGCGAGCTGTTCGCACGCCTGAAGCGCGAGGTGGTCGGCGCCGACAGCGTGATCTTCAGCTGCCACTGCCATAACGATCTGGGTCTGGCCGTGGCCAACTCGCTGGCGGCGCTGGAAGGCGGCGCGCGGCAGGTGGAATGCACCATCAACGGCATCGGCGAACGCGCCGGCAACGCCGCGCTGGAAGAACTGGTCATGGTGCTGCGCACCCGCCAGGAACGCTACGGCCTGAGCACCGGCATCAACACGCAGAAGCTCTATCCCACCTCGCGGCTGCTGCAGAGCATCACCGGCCAGGAAGTGCAGCGCAACAAGGCCATCATCGGCGAGAACGCCTTTGCCCATGAGGCCGGCATCCATCAGCACGGCATGCTCAAGCACCGCGCTACCTACGAGATCATGCATCCCGAGGATGTGGGCATCACCAAATCGGAACTGGTGCTGGGCAAGCACAGTGGCCGCCATGCGCTGAAGGACCGGCTGACACGCATGGGCTACAGCCTGGACGAAGCCGAGACCGACAAGGTCTTTGCCTCCTTCAAGGCCCTGGCCGACAAGAAGAAAGAAATCTACGACGCTGACCTCGAAGCCCTGGTACTGGCGGTCACCGGCGGCAATGCCTCCAGCTACCAGCTGCTGAGCCTGTCGATCCAGAGCGCCACCGGTGAGTCGCGCATGCCGACCGCCAGCGTGCGCCTGAGCACGCCGGATGGTGGCGAAGTCTGCGAAGCTGCCGTCGGCGACGGCCCGGTCGACGCCCTGTTCCGCGCCCTGGCCCGCGCCATCGGCGCCGAAATCGTGTTGCGCAGCTTCCATATCCGCAGCATTTCCTACGGCAGTGACGCCATGGGCCAAGCCACGGTCGAAGCCGAGTGGGACGGCAAGGAACACATCGGCCGCGGCACCAGCACCGACATCCTCGAATCCAGCGCCCTGGCCTGGCTCGACGTCGCCAACCGATTGCTCAAGGCCCGCGCCCGCGCGGCGGCGGCCAGTGTTGAAGAGGTGGCGGGGGTATGA
- the leuC gene encoding 3-isopropylmalate dehydratase large subunit — protein MTPRTLFDKLWDAHVVVAETPEAPAVLYVDLHLVHEVTSPQAFTELRSRGLPVRRTDRTLATLDHSTPTLPADANGELPYYTAEARSQVETLRRNAAEFGVKLLDFDSGQRGIVHVIGPELGATQPGMTIVCGDSHTSTHGAFGAIAFGIGTSEVGYVLASQCLLQRKPRSMAIEVEGTLAAGISAKDVILHIIREIGVEGGTGYAIEYRGSAIRGLDMEGRMTLCNMSIEAGARCGMVAPDQTTFDYLRGRPMTPQGADFDAAVARWSTLVTDEGARFDRVVRIDAADIKPTITWGTHPGMGAAIDESVPAGSDAQLSKARAYMGFEAGEALIGHPIDVVFVGSCTNGRLSDLRTTAAVLRGRKVHPRVRMLVVPGSDAVKRDAEAEGLDQIFVAAGAEWRQPGCSMCIAMNGDLVGPGQTAVSTSNRNFEGRQGKGARTVLASPATAAASAIAGAIADPRALA, from the coding sequence GTGACACCACGCACCCTCTTCGACAAACTCTGGGACGCGCATGTGGTGGTCGCCGAGACGCCTGAGGCGCCGGCGGTGCTGTATGTGGATCTGCATCTGGTGCACGAGGTGACTTCGCCGCAGGCCTTCACCGAGCTGCGCTCGCGCGGATTGCCGGTGCGGCGCACCGATCGCACGCTGGCGACGCTGGATCATTCGACACCGACGTTGCCGGCAGACGCCAACGGTGAGCTGCCCTACTACACCGCCGAGGCCCGTTCGCAGGTGGAAACCCTGCGTCGCAATGCCGCCGAATTCGGCGTGAAACTGCTGGACTTCGACTCCGGTCAGCGTGGCATCGTTCACGTGATCGGGCCGGAACTCGGCGCCACCCAGCCGGGCATGACCATCGTCTGCGGCGACAGCCATACCAGCACGCATGGGGCATTCGGCGCCATCGCCTTCGGCATCGGCACCAGCGAGGTCGGCTATGTGCTGGCCAGCCAGTGCCTGCTGCAGCGCAAGCCCAGGTCCATGGCCATAGAGGTCGAAGGCACACTGGCAGCGGGCATCAGTGCCAAGGACGTGATCCTGCACATCATCCGCGAGATCGGGGTCGAGGGCGGTACCGGCTATGCCATCGAGTACCGCGGCAGCGCGATTCGCGGTCTGGATATGGAAGGCCGCATGACCTTGTGCAATATGTCGATCGAGGCCGGTGCCCGCTGCGGCATGGTGGCCCCCGATCAGACCACCTTCGACTATCTGCGCGGACGGCCGATGACACCGCAGGGTGCGGATTTCGACGCCGCGGTCGCGCGCTGGAGCACTCTGGTGACGGATGAAGGTGCACGCTTCGATCGCGTTGTGCGCATCGACGCCGCCGACATCAAGCCCACCATCACCTGGGGCACGCATCCGGGCATGGGCGCGGCCATCGACGAGTCGGTGCCGGCCGGTAGCGATGCCCAGCTCAGCAAGGCTCGCGCCTACATGGGATTCGAGGCCGGCGAAGCCTTGATCGGCCATCCCATCGACGTGGTGTTCGTGGGTTCGTGCACCAATGGGCGCTTGTCGGATCTGCGCACCACCGCCGCCGTGCTGCGCGGGCGCAAGGTGCATCCGCGCGTGCGCATGCTGGTGGTGCCGGGCTCCGATGCGGTCAAGCGCGACGCCGAAGCCGAAGGCCTGGACCAGATCTTCGTCGCCGCCGGTGCCGAATGGCGCCAGCCCGGCTGCTCGATGTGCATCGCCATGAACGGCGATCTGGTCGGCCCCGGGCAGACCGCGGTCAGCACCAGTAACCGCAATTTCGAAGGCCGCCAGGGCAAGGGCGCACGCACGGTACTGGCGAGCCCGGCCACGGCCGCCGCCAGCGCCATCGCCGGCGCCATCGCCGATCCGCGGGCGCTGGCGTAG
- the vanZ gene encoding VanZ family protein codes for MRTLWWSLGFLLIALITALSLLPIRGPDLDIPSGDKLNHALAYIVLTLYFGQLAGTAVRRRLLVIAALIAYGVTIELLQSMLPPRTAELADLGANLVGMAIGWGLLGSPLGRVLIRIESRLTRGSSL; via the coding sequence ATGCGCACACTCTGGTGGTCCCTGGGATTCTTGCTGATCGCCCTGATCACAGCCTTGTCGCTGCTGCCCATCCGTGGCCCGGATCTGGACATCCCCAGCGGCGACAAGCTCAATCATGCGCTGGCCTACATCGTACTCACCCTGTACTTCGGGCAACTGGCGGGCACGGCAGTGCGTCGCAGGCTGCTGGTGATCGCTGCATTGATCGCCTATGGCGTCACCATCGAGTTGCTGCAATCGATGCTGCCGCCCCGCACCGCCGAACTGGCGGATCTGGGCGCCAACCTCGTCGGCATGGCCATCGGCTGGGGCTTGCTGGGCAGCCCTCTGGGGCGAGTTCTGATCCGAATCGAATCACGGCTGACTCGTGGATCCAGCCTGTAG
- a CDS encoding SAM-dependent methyltransferase codes for MHSLDLPEPDADAKAVSAQLCALIADEIEHLGPMPFQRYMELALYAPGLGYYAAGAHKFGAAGDFVTAPELGGVMAEVIAETLAPLLRTQAQPTILELGAGSGALAADLLGALSRRRALPDRYLILERSADLRQRQQQRLAEQTPGVVDRVSWLDCPPESAFDGAIIGNEVVDALACARFEVGADGLREVCVQLKDGRFQDCLAAPPASLAVAFEHLQRELDAPLAIGYQSELVPELSPWLASVSACLRSGLVLLADYGYGRREYYHPQRSRGTLICHYRQRVHDDPYWYPGLNDITASVDFTALAEAGHGAGLALLGYDNQSGFLIGAGIEQIYAHLAELDDRQRLRLAGEIKRLMLPGEMGERFKLMLLGRGLDPALLPEGLRGMGQRQML; via the coding sequence ATGCACAGCCTGGACCTGCCCGAGCCTGATGCCGACGCCAAGGCGGTGTCGGCGCAGCTGTGCGCGCTTATCGCTGACGAGATCGAGCACCTCGGCCCCATGCCCTTCCAGCGCTACATGGAACTGGCTCTGTACGCGCCGGGGCTGGGCTATTACGCCGCCGGTGCCCACAAATTCGGTGCCGCCGGTGACTTCGTCACCGCGCCCGAACTCGGTGGCGTCATGGCCGAGGTCATCGCCGAGACGCTGGCGCCGCTGCTGCGCACCCAGGCCCAGCCCACGATCCTGGAGCTGGGCGCCGGCAGTGGCGCGCTGGCCGCCGATCTGCTCGGTGCTCTGTCACGTCGGCGTGCCCTGCCCGATCGCTATCTGATCCTGGAACGCAGCGCCGATCTGCGGCAGCGCCAGCAACAGCGTCTGGCCGAGCAGACGCCGGGCGTCGTGGACCGGGTCAGCTGGCTCGACTGCCCGCCGGAATCCGCCTTCGACGGCGCCATCATCGGCAACGAAGTCGTCGACGCGCTGGCCTGCGCCCGCTTCGAAGTCGGCGCGGATGGCCTGCGCGAAGTCTGCGTGCAGCTCAAGGACGGCCGTTTCCAGGATTGCCTGGCAGCACCGCCGGCCAGCCTCGCCGTTGCTTTCGAACACTTGCAGCGCGAGCTGGATGCGCCGCTGGCCATCGGCTACCAGAGCGAACTGGTGCCGGAACTGAGCCCCTGGCTGGCCAGCGTCAGCGCCTGCCTGCGCAGCGGCCTGGTGCTGCTGGCCGACTACGGCTACGGTCGCCGCGAGTACTACCATCCCCAGCGCAGCCGCGGCACCTTGATCTGCCACTACCGCCAGCGCGTGCACGATGATCCCTATTGGTATCCGGGCCTCAACGACATCACCGCCTCGGTCGATTTCACCGCATTGGCAGAAGCCGGTCACGGCGCCGGATTGGCGCTGCTGGGCTATGACAACCAGTCCGGCTTCCTGATCGGTGCCGGCATCGAGCAGATCTACGCCCATCTGGCCGAACTGGACGACCGCCAACGGCTGCGCCTGGCAGGCGAAATCAAGCGCCTGATGCTGCCCGGCGAGATGGGCGAACGCTTCAAGCTGATGCTGCTGGGGCGAGGGCTTGACCCGGCGCTGTTGCCTGAGGGACTGCGCGGCATGGGTCAGCGGCAGATGCTCTAG